The genomic window ACCACATCGCGGCCGTCGTCGAACTCGTCGACAGTTTGGAGGGGCCGGTGACGCTCGTCGGGCACTCGGGCGGCGGAGCCGTCGCGCACGGCGTCGTCGACGCGCGACCCGACCGTATCGCCAAGGTCGTGTACGTCGACTCCGGGCCGATGGGCGACGGCGACAGCATCAACGCCGACCTTCCCGCCGTCGGCGACGACGTGCCGCTGCCCGACTGGAGCGTCTTCGAAGACGCCGACCTCGTCGACCTCGACGACGACCTCCGACGCGCGTTCCGCGAGCGCGCGATCCCGGAGCCCGCGGGCGTCGCCGGCGACCCGATCCGACTCACCGACGAACGTCGCTACGACGTGCCGGTCACGGTCATCGCGTGCGAGTTCCCGAGCGCGGTGCTCGTCGACGCGATCGCCGGTGGCGCGCCATGGATCGCCGAGCTCGGCCGCATCAAGCAGGTCGACTACATCGACCTGCCGACCGGGCACTGGCCGCAGTTCACGAAGCCCGTGCAACTCGGGCAGGCGATCGCCTCGGCACTGCCGGAGGCCTGACGAGCTGCGCGCCGAGCGACGCGCCGAGGCGCGCGGAGCGTCCCGACGAGCGTCCCCACCACCGGCGACGACCGAAGGGCCGCGCTACAGCTCCCCCGCCCCCGCGCGGAACGTGTCGCACGCGGCCGGACCCTGCTCGTACCCGACCGTGAACCAGCGCTGCCGCTGCTCGCTCGTGCCGTGCGTGAACGTGTGCGGGTTCACCTGGCCCTGAGCCGCCTGCTGGATGCGGTCGTCGCCGACGGCCGCCGCCGCGCTCAGGGCATCGGCGATCTCCTGACGCGTGGGCTCGAGCAGCAGCGGCACGCCCTGGTCGTCGCGGGTCTGCGCAGCGTTCGCCACCCAGGCACCCGCGAAGCAGTCGGCCTGCAGTTCGACGCGCACGGCGTTCGAGGTCGGCCCGGTCTGTCCGTCCTGGGCCGCCTCGAGGATTCCTGCGACCTGCTGCACGTGGTGGCCCCACTCGTGCGCGACGACGTACATCTGCGAGAGCGAACCGCCGGAGGCACCGTACCGGCTCTCGAGTTCGTCGAAGAAGGTGACGTCGAGGTAGATGGTCTCGTCGGGCGGGCAGTAGAACGGCCCGGTCGCGCTCGTCGCCTGGCCGCACCCGGTCGACACCTGGTCGGTGAAGAGGATCAGGTCCTGCGGCGAACGGTAGGTCACGCCGATCTCGGCCGCGCCCCCGCCCGACCAGTAGTCCTCGAGCGATGCCGACGCTCCCCGCATCCGGCAGTCGACGCGTTCGTTCGCGTCCTGCCCGGTGAGGCACTGCTCGAGCTCGGTGTCCTCGGCGGTGCCGCCGCCAGTCCCGCCGGAGCCACCGAGCAGCCCCGTCAGGTCGACGCCGAGCAACTGCGACGCCAGGAGCAGCGCGATGATGCCGAGCCCACCGCCCACGGCGATGCCGGTGGTGCGCCCGCGTCCGCGGCGGCTCGCCTTGCCGCCCGAGATGTCCGACCCGGGATTGAACGTCATACGCCGACGCTAGTGGTCCTCGTCGACCTCCTCGAAGGGGTTGACCTCGCGCGGCTCGATTTCGTCCGGCTCGCCCTCGTCCGGCTCACCCTCGTCCGCATCGCTCTCGTCCGCGGCCTCCGTCGCGACCGCATCCGCGTTCGAGAACGCGCCGCGCGAGGCATCCGTCGCCCTGCCATGCCCCTCCGCGAACCGGTCGGTCGCCTCGATGAGCGCGTCGAGGATGCCCGGCTCGTCGAACGCGTGACCCGCGTCGCCGATGATCCGCAGGTCGGCCTCGGGCCACGCCCGGTGCAGGTCCCACGCAGTCATCATCGGCGTCGGAACGTCGTATCGCCCCTGGATGATCACCGCGGGGATGCCGCGCAGCCGTTCCGCGTCGCGGATGAGCTGCCCGTCGTCGAACCATCCGCCGTGCCGGAAGTAGTGGTTCTCGATCCGCGAGAACGCCGTCGCGTACTCGGGCGCCGTGAACTTGGAGAGGTTCTCGATCTGCGGCAGCAGGGTGATGGTCGCGGCCTCCCACCGCGCCCACGCGATCGCGGCCGACTGGTGCACCTCGGGATTCGGGTCGTTGAGCAGCCGCCCGTACGCCTCAATGAGGTGGGCGCGCTCCATCAGCGGCACGGGTGCCAGGAAGTCCTCCCACAGGTCGGGGAAGATCGCCGACGCGCCGCCCTCGTAGAACCAGTCGAGCTCGGAGCGACGCAGCGTGAAGATGCCCCGCAGCACCAGCTCGGTCACGCGTTCCGGGTGCGTCTGCGCGTAGGCGAGCGCGAGCGCGCTGCCCCACGATCCGCCGAACACCTGCCACCGGTCGATGCCGAGGAACCCGCGCAGGCGTTCCATGTCGGCGACCAGGTGCCAGGTCGTGTTGGCCGACAGGTTCGCGTCGGGCTCCGACGCGTGCGGAATCGACAGGCCGCACCCGCGCTGATCGAACAGCACGATGCGATAGCGCTCGGGATCGAACAGGCGGCGGTGCGCGGGCGAGGTCGCCGCCCCCGGCCCCCCGTGCAGGAAGACGACGGGCTTGCCCTCCCTGCTGCCCGACACCTCCCAGTAGATGTGCTGTCCGTCCCCCACGTCGAGCATGCCGGTCTCCAGCGGCTCGATCTCCGGATACAGGTCCCTCATGCCGCAACGGTAGCCGCCGCCCGGATCCCTGCCACGGTGCCGCTCCGCGAAGCCGACGATGCCCGGCGTCGCCCGCACTCGGCCGTGCCTGACGGATGCGCTCGCGCGGCATAGGCTCGACGCATGGCTGCGAAGCATCCCGTCACCGTCACGATCACCGGCGCAGGGGGCCAGATCGGCTACGCCCTGCTCTTCCGCATCGCCTCCGGCGCCATGCTCGGCGCCGACCAGCCGGTGCGGCTGCGGCTGCTCGAGATCCCCCAGGGAGTTCGGGCCGCGGAGGGCGCGGCCCTCGAATTGCAGGACGGCGCGTTCGGCCTGTTGGTCGGCGTCGACGTGACGGATGACGCGGGCACCGCGTTCGACGGCGCGAACCTGGCGCTGCTGGTCGGTGCGCGTCCGCGCGGGCCGGGCATGGAGCGGGGCGACCTCCTCGCCGCGAACGGCGGCATCTTCGGCCCGCAGGGCCGCGCGATCAACGAACGCGCGGCCGACGACATCCGCGTGGTCGTCGTCGGGAATCCGGCCAACACGAACGCACTGATCGCGCAGTCCAATGCTCCGGATGTCCCGGCCTCGCGGTTCTCCGCGCTCACCCGGCTCGACCACAACCGGGCGATCGGGCAGCTCGCCGCGACCCTCGACGTCGGCGCCGGCGGCATCCGCGACGTCGCGATCTGGGGCAATCACTCCGCCACCCAGTTCCCCGACGTGTCCCACGCCACCGCCGACGGCCGAGCCGTCCCCGAGCTCCTCGCCGAACGGCTCGGCGGCGAGACGGCCGTGCTCCGCTACCTCGAGGACGAGTTCATCCCGCGCGTGGCGAAGCGCGGCGCCGAGATCATCGAGGTGCGCGGTTCGTCATCGGTCGCGTCGGCGGCGTCGGCCACGATCGACCACGTGCACGACTGGGTGCTCGGCACGGGCGACCGCGGCTGGACGAGCGCGGCCATCGTCTCCGACGGCTCGTACGGCGTGCCCGTGGGGCTCGTTTCGTCGTTCCCCGTCACGAGCGAAGGCGGCGACTGGCGGATCGTCCAGGGCCTCGAGCTCGACACGTTCGCGCGGCCGCGCGTCGAGGCATCCGTCGCCGAGCTCGCCGACGAACGCGAGGCGGTGCGGTCGCTCGGGTTGATCTGAGCGGCGTCGACGCGCTCTGCGCCCGCGCGGCGCGCCTAGGCTGGTGGCATGGCCGAACGCGAACCGATGTCCCCCGCCCGCCGCCGGCAACTCATCGTGGGCATCGTCGTCGGCGTCATCATCGGCGTCGTCGTGAGCCTGTGGACCGGGTTCTGGCTGTGGCTCGGCGCGGGCGTCGTCGTCGGCCTCGCGACCGGCGCCATCATGAAGCCGCCAGGCGAATAGGGGCCGTCAGGCGTCAGTCGGTGAACGCCGCGATCGTCGCGGCGATCTCGCCCCGCACGTCGGCGTCGTCCCGGGTCGACTCGCCGTCGCCGGGCTGCACGCCGTAGTCGCCGAAGTCGGCGTGGTTCACGCCGTCGAGTTCGACGAGTTCGGCGTCGGCAGGCAGCAGGTGTCGTGCTGCGGCGATCTTCTCCGGCGTCGACAGGCGGTCGTTCGTGCCGCCGATGCTGAGCACGTCGAGCCCCGACTGCGAGAGATCGTTCGCGCAGTACGAGCCGAACAGGATCACGCCGACCGGCGCGACGGCGTCGGCGCCCGGCTCCGCGAGCTGGCACGCCCGCACCCCGCCGAGCGAGTGCCCGCCGACGTACCAGTCGTCGATCCCGGGTGCGACCGAGGTGAACGCCTCGAGCGGGCGGGTGTCGAAGAACGCGAGGTTCAGGGTCGGCTTCGTGATGACGATGGTGAGCCCGGATGCCTCGGCGACGCCGGAGAGCTTGTACAGGTACGCGTACGGGTCGACCTTGGCGCCCGGGATGAAGACGAGCCCCTCACCCGTTCCGCCGTCGACCGGCTCGATGACGATGCCCGCGTCATCCGAGGTGATCTCGACCGCATCGTCGGTCCACGCCTCGAGCGCGGCGGCACGCTCGCCCTGCATGACCGTGTGGGCGTAGACGAGGAAGACGACCACGAGCAGGGCGACGATGGAGACGGCGGCGGTGAGGATACGGCGGAGGCGCGACACCGCATCATTCTGCGGCATCGCGCCTCCGAGGAACCTCAGCGCCGGTTCGGCGCTCGGTCAGCGCTGCTTCTTGCCCTTGAGCGACTTCTCCGGCACCGGCAGGGTGCCGGCCCGACGCTGTTCGGCGTAGTACGCACGGGCCTCGTCCTGGCGCTCGAGCTCGGCACCCGACGCGATCTTCGCGCGCAGGTGCTCGTCGGTGTAGCCGAAGGCATTCACGAGGTCGAGCGCGTGCGGGCGGAGCCGCTCGAGCAGCCGGTCGATGTACGCCGAGAGCGCCTGCGCGCGCTGCGGCGAGAGCCGGCCGTTAACCAGGTACCACGCGAGGTGGCGCTCGACCAGGCCGAGGCCGAACAGGTCGCGCACCCAGGTCAGCACGCGCTTCGTGCCGGGGTCGGTCACCGCTTCGAGCCCGCGCGTGAACGCCTCCCACTGGAGCAGCTCGCCGTGCGCACGACCCGCCTCGATGAGCTCGTTCTGGTTGCGGTTGAACACCGCGGCGGCCTCGACCTTGGGCAGCTTGCGCGCCTCGTTCAGCCGGCCCGCGACCTCGGCGATCATCGTCTCGACGCGATCGGCGAGCAGCGCGTGCTGGGTGTCGGCGTCGCGCAGCTCGCTCACCGAACGCGCGGTCGAGCCGAGGTCGGCCAGGTTCTGGCCGAGCCGGCGAAGCCCCGAGCCGTGGAACGCCTTGTCCGCGGTCTGGCCGACGGCGTACCGGGCGAGCGCGCCGAACCCGGCGCCCTTGAACTGCTTCGAGTAGTCGGTGAGCAAGCGCTTGGCGACCAGCTGGAGCAGCACGTTGTTGTCGCCCTCGAAGGTGACGTAGATGTCGAGGTCCTGGCGGAGGCCGACGAGACGGTTCTCGGCGAGGAAGCCCGCGCCGCCGCACGCCTCGCGCGCCTCCTGCAGGGTGTCGAGCGCGTGCCAGGTCGAGAGCGGCTTGAGCGCCGCGGCGATCGTCTCGAGGTCTTCGCGGTCGGCGTCGCTCGCGGCCTTGCCCGAGAACACGGCGTCGAACTTCACCAGGAACTCGTCGTGCGCGAAGGTCTGCGCGTAGACGGTCGCGAGCCTCGGCAGCAGGCGCCGCTGGTGACGCTGGTAGTCGAGCAGCACCTCCTCGTCGACCTCGCTCGCGCCGTTGAACTGGCGGCGCTGGGTGCCGTAGGTGATCGCGATGGTGAGCGCCATCGCGGCCGCCGAGGTCGATGCGCCGTCGAGCGACACGCGACCCTGCACGAGCGTGCCGAGCATGGTGAAGAAGCGGCGGCCGGGGCTCTCGATCGGGCTGGAGTAGGTGCCGTCGGCGGCGACGTCGCCGTACCGGTTCAGCAGGTTCTCGCGCGGGATGCGCACGTCGGTGAAGTGCAGGCGGCCGTTGTCGATGCCGTTGAGGCCGCCCTTCAGGCCGTCGTCCTCACCGCCGACACCCGGGAGGAATTCGCCGTCGGCGTCGCGGAGGTGCACGTAGAACGCGTGCACGCCGTGGTTCACGCCCTTGGTGATGAGCTGCGCGAAGACGACCGCGTCCTTGCCGTGCAGCGCGGCGTTGCCGAGGTAGTCCTTCCAGGCGCCGCGGAACGGCGTGTGGATGACGAACTCCTCGGTCGTCTCGTCGTACGTCGCGGTCGTGCCGATCGAGGCGACGTCCGAGCCGTGACCCGTCTCCGTCATCGCGAAGGCGCCCGGTACGTCGAGGTTCATGATCGCGGGGAGGTACTTCTCGTGGTGCTTCGCCGTGCCGAGGTGCAGCACCGCCGCGCCGAACAGGCCCCACTGCACGCCCGACTTGATCTGCAGGCTCGGGTCCGCGATGACGAGTTCCTCGAATGCGGCGATGTTGCCGCCGTGGTCGTCCTGACCGCCGAGGGACTTCGGGAACGCCTTCTGCACCGCGCCGCTGTCGACGAGGAGCTTGAGCTGCCCGAGCACGCGCTCGCGGTGCTCGGCCATCGTCTGGCCCTCGATGCGCTGCAGCTCGGGCGAGGCGGCGCGGGCGCGGGCCTCGAGGCGGATGTCCGCCCAGGTGCCGAGCAGCTGGCGGCCGAGCGCCTCGACGTCGATGCGCGACTCGGTGGGGCGCTGCGCCGGCGGCGCGGGGACGGGTGCGTCCGCCGCCTTGCCGGGAACCGGGGCGACGTTCGCCTCGGCGGCGGGGTTCTCGGTACGGGATGCCGTGTCAACCATCGATGTCCTCCATGAGCGTTCGTGGCCGTCTTCCAACGTATGGCGCGGTTCCGGACCCACGGCAAACCTCGGTCATCGGCCTACAAACGGCGCCGGAGACGCTCCGCGCTCGACTGTGCCTTCTCTACAAATCGGGGTGGCGCGTTGGATGGGACTCCCACAAGCGTGGCGAGCGCCGGGTCGTCGACCGGGATGCCCGGCGCGCCGCTCAGCCCCGGAAGAACGCGCTCGCCTTCTTCGACCACAGCAGCAGCAGGACGACGATCGAGACGAGGATGCCGACCCACTCCGTCCACGCGGTCGGCGACTCGCGATAGGCGACCGCGAGGAACAACGAGCCGAGGATCGACAGCACCTGCAGCACCGTGACGATCATGCGCGCAGCCGAGTTGCCCTTGAGCAGGCCGCCGGCGACGACGACCGTGATCAGGCCGACGATGATCGACCCGATGGCGGCGCCCATGAGCTGCCCGGTTCCGCCGTACTCGGTGACGACCGACTCGTTCGGGAGCAGGAAGAACAGCAGGACGCCCGTGATCATGTCGATGGCTCCCGCGATCCACGCGATGACCGCGACGAGCGTGACTCCGCCGGGCCGAGCAGCGGTTCCGTCAGTCATGGGTTCCTCCCCGCGCCACCCCCTGCGACGCCCCTCGTCGCGATCGTAGCGGGAACGACGGATGCCGCGCACGGCGGCGCGCTCAGCCCGCCGGGCGGGCGCGGTGCGTCGAGGCATGGTCGGCCCGCGCTCGGCCCGCGCTCGGCTCGGCTCGAACTCAGCTCGCGCCCGCGACCACCCGGATCAACGCCTCGCCGTACGCGTCGCGCTTCTTCGCCCCGATGCCTGTGATGCCGTCGAGGTCGACGAGGCTCGACGGCTTCGCCACGGCCACGGCGCGCAGGGTCGCGTCGCCGAACACGATGTACGCGGGAACGCCCTGCTCCTTCGCCTCGGCGGCCCGCCAGGCGCGCAACTGCTCGAAGAGCTCGACCTGCGCGGGCTCGAGGTCGAGCGGCGCCGTGGACGCGCGCCGCGACGCCGACCGCACGGCACGCTCCGGCTCGCGTCGGAGATCGACCCGGCGATCGCCCGCGAGCACGGCGGCGGAGGCATCCGTCAGCGTCAGCACGCCGTACTCGCCGACCGACTGCAGCAGGCCCTGCGCCAGGAGTTGGCGGA from Agromyces sp. LHK192 includes these protein-coding regions:
- a CDS encoding alpha/beta fold hydrolase, with product MDVILIPGFWLDASSWEQVTPVLDGTGHRLHPITLPGLESVDADRSGIGLADHIAAVVELVDSLEGPVTLVGHSGGGAVAHGVVDARPDRIAKVVYVDSGPMGDGDSINADLPAVGDDVPLPDWSVFEDADLVDLDDDLRRAFRERAIPEPAGVAGDPIRLTDERRYDVPVTVIACEFPSAVLVDAIAGGAPWIAELGRIKQVDYIDLPTGHWPQFTKPVQLGQAIASALPEA
- a CDS encoding alpha/beta hydrolase, producing MPQNDAVSRLRRILTAAVSIVALLVVVFLVYAHTVMQGERAAALEAWTDDAVEITSDDAGIVIEPVDGGTGEGLVFIPGAKVDPYAYLYKLSGVAEASGLTIVITKPTLNLAFFDTRPLEAFTSVAPGIDDWYVGGHSLGGVRACQLAEPGADAVAPVGVILFGSYCANDLSQSGLDVLSIGGTNDRLSTPEKIAAARHLLPADAELVELDGVNHADFGDYGVQPGDGESTRDDADVRGEIAATIAAFTD
- a CDS encoding HPP family protein, coding for MAEREPMSPARRRQLIVGIVVGVIIGVVVSLWTGFWLWLGAGVVVGLATGAIMKPPGE
- a CDS encoding acyl-CoA dehydrogenase — encoded protein: MVDTASRTENPAAEANVAPVPGKAADAPVPAPPAQRPTESRIDVEALGRQLLGTWADIRLEARARAASPELQRIEGQTMAEHRERVLGQLKLLVDSGAVQKAFPKSLGGQDDHGGNIAAFEELVIADPSLQIKSGVQWGLFGAAVLHLGTAKHHEKYLPAIMNLDVPGAFAMTETGHGSDVASIGTTATYDETTEEFVIHTPFRGAWKDYLGNAALHGKDAVVFAQLITKGVNHGVHAFYVHLRDADGEFLPGVGGEDDGLKGGLNGIDNGRLHFTDVRIPRENLLNRYGDVAADGTYSSPIESPGRRFFTMLGTLVQGRVSLDGASTSAAAMALTIAITYGTQRRQFNGASEVDEEVLLDYQRHQRRLLPRLATVYAQTFAHDEFLVKFDAVFSGKAASDADREDLETIAAALKPLSTWHALDTLQEAREACGGAGFLAENRLVGLRQDLDIYVTFEGDNNVLLQLVAKRLLTDYSKQFKGAGFGALARYAVGQTADKAFHGSGLRRLGQNLADLGSTARSVSELRDADTQHALLADRVETMIAEVAGRLNEARKLPKVEAAAVFNRNQNELIEAGRAHGELLQWEAFTRGLEAVTDPGTKRVLTWVRDLFGLGLVERHLAWYLVNGRLSPQRAQALSAYIDRLLERLRPHALDLVNAFGYTDEHLRAKIASGAELERQDEARAYYAEQRRAGTLPVPEKSLKGKKQR
- a CDS encoding neutral zinc metallopeptidase, with product MTFNPGSDISGGKASRRGRGRTTGIAVGGGLGIIALLLASQLLGVDLTGLLGGSGGTGGGTAEDTELEQCLTGQDANERVDCRMRGASASLEDYWSGGGAAEIGVTYRSPQDLILFTDQVSTGCGQATSATGPFYCPPDETIYLDVTFFDELESRYGASGGSLSQMYVVAHEWGHHVQQVAGILEAAQDGQTGPTSNAVRVELQADCFAGAWVANAAQTRDDQGVPLLLEPTRQEIADALSAAAAVGDDRIQQAAQGQVNPHTFTHGTSEQRQRWFTVGYEQGPAACDTFRAGAGEL
- a CDS encoding malate dehydrogenase; amino-acid sequence: MAAKHPVTVTITGAGGQIGYALLFRIASGAMLGADQPVRLRLLEIPQGVRAAEGAALELQDGAFGLLVGVDVTDDAGTAFDGANLALLVGARPRGPGMERGDLLAANGGIFGPQGRAINERAADDIRVVVVGNPANTNALIAQSNAPDVPASRFSALTRLDHNRAIGQLAATLDVGAGGIRDVAIWGNHSATQFPDVSHATADGRAVPELLAERLGGETAVLRYLEDEFIPRVAKRGAEIIEVRGSSSVASAASATIDHVHDWVLGTGDRGWTSAAIVSDGSYGVPVGLVSSFPVTSEGGDWRIVQGLELDTFARPRVEASVAELADEREAVRSLGLI